DNA from Petropleomorpha daqingensis:
GCAGTCGCGAAAGGTCACCCCGGACAGCTCCACCGCGTCCCACTCGACGCGGGCGAAGTCCTCCCCCTCGACGACCGCGCCGTCCTCGGGCGGCCGCATCAGTGGGCGAAGTGGCGGGTACCCGTCAGGTACATCGGCACGCCGGCCGCGGCCGCCGCCTCGATGACCTCCGCGTCGCGCACCGAGCCGCCCGGCTGGACGACGGCCCGCACACCGGCGTCGAGCAGCACCTGCAGCCCGTCGGCGAACGGGAAGAACGCGTCGGAGGCGGCCACCGCGCCGGCGGCCCGGTCCCCCGCCCGCGCCACCGCGAGCCGCGCGGAGTCGACCCGGTTGACCTGGCCCATGCCGACCCCGACGGTCGCCTTGTCGTGCGCGAGCAGGATCGCGTTGCTCTTCACCGCGCGCACGCTGCGCCAGGCGAAGACGAGGTTGTCCAGCTCCGCGGCGTCCAGGGGCTCGCCGGCGACCAGCGTCCACGTGGTCGGGTCGTCGCCGGGGGCGTCCACCCGGTCGACGGCCTGCAGCAGCAGCCCGCCGCCGACCGGCCGCAGCTCGACCGCGGGCGCGGCGACCGTGGGCAGCCGCAGCAGCCGGATGTTCTTCTTGCCCTGCAGCACCGCCAACGCGTCCGCGGTGAACGACGGCGCGACGACCACCTCGGTGAACACCTCGGCGATCTGCTCGGCCATGGTCAGGTCGACCTCGCGGTTGGTGGCGATCACCCCGCCGAACGCCGACACCGGGTCGCAGGCGTGCGCCTTGCGGTGGGCCGAGGCGACGTCGGCGCCGACGGCGATCCCGCAGGGGTTGGCGTGCTTGATGATCGCCACGCACGGGTCGTTGTGGTCGTGGGCGGCCCGCCAGGCGGCGTCGGTGTCGATGTAGTTGTTGTAGGACATCGCCTTGCCGTGCAACTGCTCGGCGTGCGCCAGTCCCGGCGTCAGGCCGCGGTAGAGCGCGGCCCGCTGGTGCGGGTTCTCGCCGTAGCGCAGGACGTCGGCCCGCTCCCAGCTCGCGCCGACCCAGGTGGGGAAGCCGGTCTCGTCGTCCGGCGCCAGCACGCTGCCCATCCACGAGGCGACGGCGATGTCGTAGCTCGCGGTGTGCCGGAACGCCGCCGCGGCCAGCCGCTGCCGCTCGGCCAGGGTGAACCCGCCGGCCTGCACGGCGGCGAGGACGTCGCCGTACCGGGCCGGGTCGACGACCACGGCGACCGACGGGTGGTTCTTCGCCGCGGCCCGCACCATCGCCGGGCCGCCGATGTCGATCTGCTCGACGCACTCGTCGGGCGCCGCGCCCGAGGCGACGGTCTCGGTGAACGGGTAGAGGTTGACCACGACGAGGTCGAACGGCGCGATGCCGAGCTCCTCGAGCTGCTTGCTGTGCTCGGCCTTGCGCCGGTCGGCCAGGATCCCGGCGTGCACCGCCGGGTGCAGGGTCTTCACCCGGCCGTCGAGGCACTCGGGGAAGCCGGTCACCTTCTCCACCGGTGTGACCGGGACGCCGGCGTCGGCGATCCGCCGGGCGGTCGCGCCGGTGCTGACCAGCTCGACGCCGGCCGCGGCCAGCCCGCGGGCCAGCTCCTCGACGCCGGTCTTGTCGTAGACGCCCAGCAGGGCCCGCCGGATGGGGGTTCGGTCACTCATGAGAGAACCTTTCGTCCTTCCCTGACGGTGGGAGCCAGCTGCGCCACCGTGTCCACCAGGAGCTGACGCTCCACGATCTTGATCCGCTCGTGCAGGCTCGCCTCGTCGTCCCCGGCCTCGACCGGCACCTCGCGCTGGGCGAGCACCGGGCCGGTGTCCACCCCGGCGTCGACCAGGTGCACCGTCGAGCCGGTGACCCTCGCGCCGGCGGCCAGCGCGTCGCGCACCGCGTGCGCGCCTGGGAAGGCCGGCAGCAGCGCGGGATGGGTGTTGATCAGGCGGCCGCCGAACGCGTCCAGGACGGCAGGGCCGACGATCTTCATGAACCCGGCGGAGACGACGAGATCGGGTTCGTGCGCGGCGATCGCGGCGGCCAGCGCGCGGTCCCAGGCGGCCCGATCCGGGTGCTCGCCGACCGCGCAGACGAAGGTGGGCAGGCCGCGGCGGCGGGCGTGGTCGAGGCCGGCCGCGTCCCGGTCGGCGCCGACCGCGACCACCTGCGCCGGGTACGCGGGGTCGGCCGCGGCGTCCAGGAGCGCGGCGCAGAGCGAGCCGGTGCCCGACAGGAGGACGACGACCCGCGCCCGCGGGGTCGGCTCGGGTGCGGGCACGAGACCGACCCTATCCAGGCTCAGCCGAGCGACCGCCAGCGGCTGACGGTGGCCGCCAACGCGGCCGCGATGCCCGCCTGAGCGCCCACGGCCAGGCCGGTCGCCAGCGCGGGGGCGCCGACCTCGGCCAGCGCGCCGTCGCCCAGCACGCCGCCGGCCAGCCAGACGACGACGGCCGAGGCCGCGCCGAGCAGAACACCGGCGACCACGCCCCACAGGCCGGCGACGATCGAGCCGCCGTCGTCGTCCCCCATCCGGCGGCCGAGCACCACGCCGGTG
Protein-coding regions in this window:
- the purN gene encoding phosphoribosylglycinamide formyltransferase, which encodes MPAPEPTPRARVVVLLSGTGSLCAALLDAAADPAYPAQVVAVGADRDAAGLDHARRRGLPTFVCAVGEHPDRAAWDRALAAAIAAHEPDLVVSAGFMKIVGPAVLDAFGGRLINTHPALLPAFPGAHAVRDALAAGARVTGSTVHLVDAGVDTGPVLAQREVPVEAGDDEASLHERIKIVERQLLVDTVAQLAPTVREGRKVLS
- the purH gene encoding bifunctional phosphoribosylaminoimidazolecarboxamide formyltransferase/IMP cyclohydrolase → MSDRTPIRRALLGVYDKTGVEELARGLAAAGVELVSTGATARRIADAGVPVTPVEKVTGFPECLDGRVKTLHPAVHAGILADRRKAEHSKQLEELGIAPFDLVVVNLYPFTETVASGAAPDECVEQIDIGGPAMVRAAAKNHPSVAVVVDPARYGDVLAAVQAGGFTLAERQRLAAAAFRHTASYDIAVASWMGSVLAPDDETGFPTWVGASWERADVLRYGENPHQRAALYRGLTPGLAHAEQLHGKAMSYNNYIDTDAAWRAAHDHNDPCVAIIKHANPCGIAVGADVASAHRKAHACDPVSAFGGVIATNREVDLTMAEQIAEVFTEVVVAPSFTADALAVLQGKKNIRLLRLPTVAAPAVELRPVGGGLLLQAVDRVDAPGDDPTTWTLVAGEPLDAAELDNLVFAWRSVRAVKSNAILLAHDKATVGVGMGQVNRVDSARLAVARAGDRAAGAVAASDAFFPFADGLQVLLDAGVRAVVQPGGSVRDAEVIEAAAAAGVPMYLTGTRHFAH